In the genome of Ignavibacteriota bacterium, one region contains:
- a CDS encoding helix-turn-helix transcriptional regulator, whose amino-acid sequence MIIKGKKYVFNVEGEIFHCAMDLTMKFIGGKWKTIVLWYLKNKTYRFGELKRQIPDITEKMLSLQLKALEEDGLIKREVFAEVPLRVEYSMTDFGKTLIPILNEISKWGRNLGETKGKIEEVSLKEY is encoded by the coding sequence ATGATAATAAAAGGAAAAAAATACGTATTTAATGTAGAAGGGGAAATATTTCATTGTGCAATGGATTTAACAATGAAATTTATTGGAGGTAAATGGAAAACAATTGTGTTGTGGTATTTAAAAAATAAAACTTACAGATTCGGTGAATTGAAAAGGCAAATTCCTGATATAACCGAAAAAATGCTGAGTTTGCAGTTAAAAGCTTTAGAAGAAGATGGTTTGATAAAAAGAGAAGTCTTTGCCGAAGTACCTTTGCGTGTTGAATATTCGATGACTGATTTTGGTAAAACCTTAATTCCAATTCTGAATGAAATTTCAAAATGGGGCAGAAATTTAGGTGAAACAAAAGGTAAAATTGAAGAAGTTAGTTTAAAAGAATATTAA
- a CDS encoding chloride channel protein, giving the protein MLQVGNIKSLFKVKFSIQQLISKIPIPEYALFSIYAIFIGAMAGIAAVVFHDSINWTTELFLNSETHIYLFLVPAVGMLILSIMTYLAPNIAKRKGISEVIKAVSMRGGYSPFRITLFHFFAPVICIGTGNTLGPEGPTAQLGGGISSKIGNIIGMSDSRRRIFTAAGAGAAIAAVFNSPLGGIFFALEIILLNDFQTQTFSALVLASVTASAISRILLGNQPTFSFPEISIGPYSDFYLYALLGILSGFFSLLFIRYSEFVDNIINNKILLSIPRWIVMVIAGLMMGIAGYYFKGIFGIGYNTINSILASNEIWQVVIILLVLKFLLVPIILYSGGFGGIFAPSLFIGACLGFLYSYSLNFLFGLNLDTTAYVLVGMGAILGGVSTIPISAILIIFEMTKNHTFILPLMLGVIISTTIVQIILKGSIQIKHLEREGYRISSGKETNVLKSIFVEDIMRDDILLIPENTSISKLISLLLESPHATFYTINTNGNLVGTITENELRPIITEYEQIRDTLIAGDIAKAEVVTVLKSDDLDHILKLFGSSNVDQFPVISSKDSLKVIGTIWRHDVISAYNQESLKHNLADGFASEIKSIDKTHVSKVAEGFSIVECNVNSAFVGSTLAELRLRNKYGLEVLMIKQKKSLFDENAAMPKLIIPDPNYIIKADDILVLFGSDENVAKTSEWK; this is encoded by the coding sequence ATGTTACAAGTAGGCAATATTAAAAGTTTATTTAAAGTAAAATTTTCCATTCAACAATTAATTAGTAAAATTCCAATACCTGAATATGCGTTGTTCAGCATTTATGCAATTTTTATTGGAGCAATGGCAGGCATAGCCGCGGTAGTATTCCACGATTCCATTAATTGGACAACCGAATTATTTTTAAATTCAGAAACGCATATTTATTTGTTTTTAGTTCCAGCCGTTGGAATGTTAATACTTAGTATAATGACATATCTTGCTCCAAATATTGCAAAAAGAAAAGGTATTTCGGAAGTAATAAAAGCCGTTTCGATGAGAGGAGGATATTCTCCTTTTAGAATAACATTATTTCACTTTTTCGCACCTGTAATTTGTATAGGAACAGGTAATACACTCGGTCCTGAAGGTCCAACCGCACAACTAGGAGGAGGAATTTCAAGCAAGATTGGTAATATTATTGGCATGTCTGATTCAAGAAGGAGGATTTTTACCGCGGCCGGCGCCGGAGCTGCTATTGCTGCCGTTTTTAATTCACCACTCGGTGGTATTTTCTTTGCGCTAGAAATAATCTTATTAAATGATTTTCAAACACAAACTTTTTCTGCTTTGGTTTTGGCCTCAGTAACTGCAAGCGCAATTTCAAGAATTCTTCTTGGAAATCAACCCACATTTTCGTTCCCTGAAATTTCAATTGGTCCTTATTCCGATTTTTATTTATATGCATTATTGGGAATTTTATCCGGATTTTTTTCCTTATTGTTTATCAGATATTCTGAGTTTGTAGATAATATAATTAACAATAAAATTTTATTATCTATTCCCAGATGGATAGTTATGGTAATTGCCGGTTTGATGATGGGTATAGCCGGATATTATTTCAAAGGTATTTTCGGAATTGGATATAATACAATAAATAGTATATTGGCTTCAAATGAAATTTGGCAAGTTGTTATAATTCTTCTTGTGCTCAAATTTTTGCTTGTTCCAATTATATTATATTCGGGAGGTTTTGGCGGAATATTTGCGCCTTCTTTATTTATAGGCGCTTGCTTAGGGTTTTTATATTCATACTCATTAAATTTCCTTTTCGGATTAAATCTAGATACTACAGCGTATGTTCTTGTTGGAATGGGAGCTATTCTTGGTGGCGTTAGTACAATTCCAATTTCTGCAATTCTAATAATATTTGAAATGACTAAAAATCACACTTTTATTTTACCGCTGATGCTTGGCGTAATAATTAGTACAACAATAGTGCAAATAATTCTTAAAGGTTCAATCCAAATAAAGCATCTGGAACGGGAAGGTTATAGAATATCAAGCGGTAAAGAAACAAATGTCTTAAAATCGATTTTTGTGGAAGATATTATGCGCGACGATATTTTATTAATACCTGAAAATACGTCCATATCAAAATTAATAAGTCTGCTTCTTGAAAGTCCTCACGCAACATTCTATACAATAAATACAAATGGAAATTTAGTCGGCACAATTACGGAAAATGAACTTCGCCCGATAATTACCGAATACGAACAAATCAGAGATACATTAATTGCAGGCGATATTGCAAAAGCGGAAGTTGTAACAGTTTTAAAATCTGATGATCTTGATCATATTTTAAAATTATTCGGAAGCAGCAACGTTGATCAATTTCCGGTTATATCATCTAAAGATTCCTTAAAAGTAATTGGAACAATTTGGCGCCACGACGTTATTTCCGCTTATAATCAGGAAAGTTTAAAACATAATTTGGCAGATGGTTTTGCTAGTGAGATAAAATCAATTGATAAAACTCACGTTTCAAAAGTGGCTGAAGGTTTTTCAATTGTGGAATGTAATGTAAATTCTGCATTTGTTGGAAGCACTTTAGCGGAGCTTCGACTCAGAAACAAATATGGCTTAGAAGTCTTAATGATCAAACAAAAAAAATCGTTGTTTGATGAAAATGCCGCAATGCCTAAATTAATTATTCCGGATCCTAATTATATTATTAAAGCCGATGACATTCTTGTATTATTTGGCTCTGATGAAAACGTAGCAAAAACTAGTGAATGGAAATAA
- a CDS encoding GIY-YIG nuclease family protein, whose translation MQNLPAMGIFKVENAVNNKLFVDFGLNVKGKINGCKFQLDNNSHPNKGLQEDYNTFGGNNFIFEVIDILEPKDNESKIMLRNLKYLKKCGSKNLKVIMNSATINVNVK comes from the coding sequence TTGCAAAATCTTCCCGCAATGGGAATTTTTAAAGTCGAGAATGCCGTAAACAATAAACTCTTTGTAGATTTTGGACTGAATGTAAAAGGTAAAATTAACGGTTGTAAATTTCAATTGGATAATAATTCACATCCAAATAAAGGTTTGCAAGAAGATTATAATACCTTTGGAGGTAATAATTTTATTTTTGAGGTTATAGATATTTTAGAACCAAAAGATAATGAATCAAAAATTATGTTGAGGAACTTAAAATACTTGAAGAAATGTGGATCGAAAAACTTAAAAGTTATAATGAATTCGGCTACAATAAACGTAAATGTTAAATAA
- a CDS encoding putative metal-dependent hydrolase, with amino-acid sequence MEIEKLKYPIGKFAKPDKYTSNLKNEFIEIIKIFPEKIKSEVENLSDEQLDTQYRPEGWTIRQVVNHCADSHMNSLIRFKLALTEQTPTIKPYYEDRWAELDDSKKSPITAALKTIEGIHERWVFLLSSFRNEDWKLKFYHPESKREVSLEENLAIYAWHCKHHLAHITELKKLKNW; translated from the coding sequence ATGGAAATCGAAAAACTTAAATATCCAATTGGTAAATTTGCCAAACCGGATAAATATACTTCGAATTTGAAAAATGAATTTATCGAAATAATTAAAATATTCCCTGAAAAAATTAAATCCGAAGTTGAAAATTTATCAGATGAACAATTAGATACTCAATATCGTCCCGAAGGCTGGACAATTAGACAGGTCGTAAATCATTGTGCTGATAGCCACATGAATAGTTTGATAAGATTTAAATTGGCATTAACTGAACAAACACCAACAATTAAACCTTATTACGAAGACCGCTGGGCAGAATTGGATGACAGTAAAAAGTCGCCAATTACCGCTGCTTTAAAAACGATTGAGGGAATTCACGAACGCTGGGTTTTTCTTTTATCTTCATTTCGGAATGAAGATTGGAAACTGAAATTTTATCATCCGGAATCAAAAAGAGAAGTAAGTCTTGAAGAAAATCTGGCAATTTATGCTTGGCATTGCAAACATCATCTTGCTCATATTACTGAATTAAAAAAGCTTAAAAATTGGTAA
- a CDS encoding NAD(P)-binding domain-containing protein — protein sequence MKITVLGTGVVGQTISEKLLELGHEVFIGTRDVSNTMEKTNKDNFGRPPINDWLQSNSKAKLIDFSTAANSGELLINATSGSGSIAALKLCGNENLENKILIDISNPLDFSKGMPPTLSICNTDSLGEQIQKLFPNTKVVKTLNTMNANLMVNPKIIPGEHNLFLSGNDKSAKGEVEKLLISFGWDKSNIIDLGDISTARGTEMLLPIWLRLWSALGTSEFNFRIVKK from the coding sequence ATGAAAATTACAGTTTTAGGAACCGGAGTTGTTGGACAAACTATTTCGGAAAAATTATTAGAACTTGGTCATGAAGTTTTTATTGGAACCAGAGATGTTAGTAACACAATGGAAAAAACAAATAAAGATAATTTTGGAAGACCTCCGATTAACGATTGGCTTCAGTCTAACAGTAAAGCAAAATTAATTGATTTCAGCACCGCGGCAAATTCCGGTGAATTACTTATAAACGCTACCAGCGGTTCGGGATCAATAGCCGCTTTAAAATTGTGCGGCAATGAAAATTTGGAAAATAAAATTTTAATAGATATTTCAAATCCATTGGATTTTTCAAAAGGCATGCCGCCGACTTTATCAATATGCAATACAGATTCCTTGGGAGAACAAATTCAGAAACTGTTTCCCAATACAAAAGTTGTAAAAACTTTAAATACAATGAACGCGAATCTGATGGTAAATCCAAAAATTATTCCCGGTGAACATAATTTATTTTTAAGCGGTAATGATAAATCCGCCAAAGGTGAAGTAGAGAAACTATTGATTTCTTTTGGCTGGGATAAATCCAATATAATTGATTTAGGCGATATTTCAACCGCACGAGGAACAGAAATGCTGCTTCCAATTTGGCTTAGATTATGGTCTGCTTTAGGAACTTCCGAATTTAATTTTAGAATTGTAAAAAAATAA
- a CDS encoding 16S rRNA (uracil(1498)-N(3))-methyltransferase: protein MNIIILTEKDRIDQNQFTISDERFIHISNILNAQTGDILEIGLLNDKIGKAKITFRSSNEIRLEIIELKNADESKINIDIVCALPRPQTLKKVLSISATMGVGQLFFIKSEKVEKSYFHSPMLLEDNYSKFLMEGLSQGKKINMTKVSFHKQFKKFFEDEFNPNNYDIKLLAHPDSEINLMNIKFYNSQNIALAIGPEGGWNDFEINFMRNFGFEKFLLSKSILRVESAVTAALSQIELLTF from the coding sequence ATGAATATTATTATACTCACTGAAAAAGACCGAATTGACCAAAATCAATTTACAATTTCCGACGAAAGATTTATTCATATCTCAAATATTTTAAATGCTCAAACCGGAGATATTCTGGAGATCGGATTACTTAACGATAAAATCGGCAAAGCAAAAATAACTTTTCGGAGTTCAAATGAAATTCGATTGGAAATAATTGAACTAAAGAACGCGGATGAAAGTAAAATTAATATTGACATAGTTTGCGCTTTGCCTAGACCACAGACATTAAAGAAAGTTTTATCAATTTCGGCAACAATGGGAGTAGGACAATTATTTTTTATTAAATCTGAAAAAGTAGAAAAAAGTTATTTCCATTCTCCAATGCTTTTGGAAGATAACTATTCCAAATTTTTGATGGAAGGATTGAGTCAGGGCAAGAAAATTAATATGACTAAAGTATCTTTTCACAAGCAATTTAAAAAATTCTTTGAAGATGAATTTAATCCGAATAATTATGATATAAAATTATTAGCTCATCCGGATTCTGAAATCAATTTAATGAATATTAAATTTTATAATTCGCAAAATATAGCTTTGGCTATTGGTCCCGAAGGCGGATGGAATGATTTCGAAATTAATTTTATGCGGAATTTTGGTTTTGAAAAATTTCTTTTGAGTAAAAGTATTTTAAGAGTTGAAAGTGCTGTTACTGCCGCATTATCGCAAATAGAATTATTAACTTTTTGA
- a CDS encoding nuclear transport factor 2 family protein, producing the protein MKNLLLLIFTIFIYACNTNIDKNKIKAEIEETEKQFEIMCGEKSIADAFTFFADESAVIKRGNDSLISGKKNIFKYYTKDFYKNAKVNWKPDFIEVSESGDLAYSYGKYIWKNSINDSIVEYKGIYTTIWKRQHDNSWKYVWD; encoded by the coding sequence ATGAAAAATTTACTTTTATTAATATTTACGATTTTCATTTATGCTTGCAATACAAATATTGATAAAAACAAAATTAAAGCAGAAATTGAAGAAACAGAAAAGCAATTTGAAATAATGTGCGGTGAAAAAAGTATTGCCGATGCTTTTACATTTTTCGCGGATGAATCCGCTGTAATTAAAAGAGGAAACGACTCTCTAATTTCAGGAAAGAAAAATATCTTTAAATATTACACTAAAGATTTTTATAAAAACGCAAAAGTTAATTGGAAGCCGGATTTTATAGAAGTTTCCGAATCAGGAGATCTGGCTTACTCTTATGGAAAATATATTTGGAAAAATTCTATTAATGATTCAATTGTAGAATATAAAGGAATTTACACAACTATTTGGAAACGTCAGCATGATAATAGCTGGAAATACGTTTGGGATTAA
- a CDS encoding DUF819 family protein, which translates to MKFPLTNDAVVFAILLAILAFVFTTSKSNKPFWLKFYKYVPSLLLCYFIPGIFNSLGIISAKDSGLYSMASKFLLPTSLVLLTLGIDFNRIIKLGPKAIIMMLAGTFGVIIGGPIAFFLVSTFFHDFIIHSGPLATWRGLSTIAGSWIGGGANQTAMKEVFNVDGSVFSALIAIDVLTYSVWFAILLYGIGISDKLDKFLKADLKSIEAIKKGIDKDHTEEFDFSNTASMIKILAVGFGVTGVSQFLADIIAPFFQNNFPQLEKFSLTSNFFWLIVLATTGGLLLSFTKFRKLENSGASKIGNLFLYILIATIGMEMNIMGFFQNIQLLLITSIWITFHALFLFFVGRLIKAPFFFLAVGSQANIGGAASAPIIAAAFHPSLASVGVLLAVLGYALGTYGAWLCAILMSLI; encoded by the coding sequence ATGAAATTTCCACTTACGAATGATGCCGTTGTCTTTGCTATTTTGTTAGCCATTTTGGCTTTCGTTTTTACAACATCAAAAAGCAATAAACCGTTTTGGTTAAAATTCTATAAATATGTTCCTTCATTGCTGCTTTGCTATTTTATTCCGGGAATATTTAATTCACTGGGGATTATTTCTGCAAAAGATTCCGGACTTTATAGTATGGCTTCAAAATTTTTACTGCCGACGAGTTTGGTACTTTTAACATTGGGTATTGATTTCAATAGAATAATTAAGTTAGGACCGAAAGCAATAATTATGATGCTTGCCGGAACATTTGGAGTAATAATAGGCGGACCAATTGCGTTTTTTTTAGTTTCAACTTTTTTTCATGATTTCATCATTCACAGTGGCCCATTGGCAACCTGGCGGGGATTATCAACTATTGCCGGCAGCTGGATAGGAGGCGGAGCAAATCAAACGGCAATGAAAGAAGTATTTAATGTTGACGGTTCGGTGTTTTCCGCGTTAATTGCAATTGATGTTTTAACATACAGTGTTTGGTTTGCAATTTTGTTATATGGAATAGGTATTTCCGATAAGTTGGATAAATTTTTAAAAGCTGATTTAAAATCAATTGAAGCAATCAAAAAAGGTATAGATAAAGATCATACCGAGGAATTTGATTTTTCCAACACTGCATCAATGATAAAAATATTGGCAGTGGGATTTGGCGTAACCGGAGTTTCTCAATTTTTAGCGGATATAATTGCGCCATTCTTTCAAAATAATTTTCCACAACTCGAAAAGTTCAGCTTAACATCCAACTTTTTTTGGCTTATTGTATTAGCAACAACGGGTGGATTATTATTAAGTTTTACAAAATTTAGAAAGTTGGAAAACAGCGGAGCTTCAAAAATAGGAAATTTGTTTTTGTACATTCTGATCGCAACTATTGGAATGGAAATGAACATAATGGGATTTTTCCAAAACATACAGCTTTTATTGATAACTTCAATTTGGATCACTTTTCACGCACTATTTTTATTTTTTGTAGGAAGATTAATTAAAGCGCCGTTTTTCTTTTTAGCCGTTGGAAGTCAAGCTAACATTGGCGGAGCGGCATCCGC
- a CDS encoding DUF389 domain-containing protein, whose protein sequence is MKNLKLLRKILTHINLEREIDDFETIHKAIEKDIVFKGTNLWILVFAIVIASVGLNMNSTAVIIGAMLISPLMGPINGMGYSIATYNFPLLRQAIKNFTFAVIVSLIASTMYFTISPIYSAHSELLARTSPTIYDVIIALFGGLAGIVAISSKQKGNVIPGVAIATALMPPLCTAGFGLASGQFNYFFGAFYLFTINTVFIALSSVLISQILKFPIRTIVEEVHKKKVNRWISIISTLIIIPSIYFGYKLVQNEKFADFANKYVQSISVLEGSYLLKNEIVPDERTISLIYGGNLLNEETKKSIANRAKDFNLEDAKINFQQGFSTNQLDKNVSEVEHLKSEINRLNNSISLNQKFLDTLKLKENFGRVLLSEINAIYPQITSCTYFETPIHKIENFDSTKINFVILTAEKKYKFNKDIQSKIKEWLKTRLNTEKIQLIIE, encoded by the coding sequence ATGAAAAATTTAAAATTACTTAGAAAAATTTTAACTCATATAAATCTTGAACGTGAAATTGATGATTTTGAAACAATTCATAAAGCAATAGAAAAAGATATTGTATTTAAAGGTACAAACTTATGGATTTTGGTTTTCGCTATTGTAATTGCTTCGGTTGGTTTAAATATGAATTCTACAGCCGTAATAATAGGGGCAATGTTAATTTCGCCTTTAATGGGTCCAATAAACGGTATGGGCTACAGTATTGCAACATATAATTTTCCACTGCTACGGCAGGCGATTAAAAATTTTACATTTGCAGTAATTGTAAGCTTAATTGCTTCAACAATGTACTTTACCATTAGTCCAATTTACAGCGCGCACTCGGAGCTGCTTGCAAGAACAAGTCCCACAATTTATGACGTAATAATTGCTTTGTTTGGAGGTTTAGCTGGAATTGTAGCAATAAGCAGCAAGCAAAAAGGAAACGTAATTCCGGGAGTGGCAATAGCTACCGCATTAATGCCTCCTTTATGTACGGCAGGATTCGGATTAGCCTCAGGTCAGTTTAATTATTTTTTCGGAGCCTTTTATTTATTTACAATAAACACTGTATTTATTGCTCTATCGTCCGTTTTAATTTCACAAATATTAAAGTTCCCGATTAGAACAATTGTCGAAGAAGTACACAAGAAAAAAGTCAATCGATGGATTTCTATTATCAGTACATTAATAATAATTCCAAGTATTTACTTCGGCTATAAGTTGGTTCAAAATGAAAAATTTGCGGACTTTGCAAATAAATATGTTCAGAGCATTAGCGTTCTTGAAGGGAGCTATTTATTAAAAAACGAAATAGTTCCTGATGAAAGAACAATAAGTTTGATTTATGGCGGAAATTTACTAAATGAAGAAACAAAAAAAAGCATTGCAAATAGAGCAAAAGATTTTAACTTGGAAGATGCAAAAATTAATTTTCAGCAAGGATTTTCAACAAACCAGCTTGATAAAAACGTAAGCGAAGTGGAACATTTGAAATCGGAAATAAACAGACTAAATAATTCCATATCACTTAATCAAAAATTTCTCGATACCTTGAAGTTAAAAGAAAATTTCGGCAGAGTTTTACTTTCTGAAATAAACGCAATTTATCCTCAAATTACATCATGTACATACTTTGAGACGCCTATTCATAAAATTGAAAATTTTGATTCGACAAAGATCAATTTTGTAATTTTAACCGCCGAAAAAAAATATAAATTTAACAAGGACATACAATCTAAAATTAAAGAGTGGTTAAAAACGCGATTGAATACTGAAAAAATTCAACTTATAATAGAATAA